In Micromonospora purpureochromogenes, a single window of DNA contains:
- a CDS encoding GroES family chaperonin, whose protein sequence is MTADQNLDSGLPIRLLHDRVLVRVEGSEGERRSTAGIVIPATAAVGKRLAWATTVGVGPNVRAIVSGDRVLFDPDDRSEVELHGRGYVLLRERDVHAVAAERVETDPTGKTGLYL, encoded by the coding sequence GTGACCGCCGATCAGAACCTCGACTCCGGCCTGCCGATCCGGCTGCTGCACGACCGCGTGCTGGTGCGGGTGGAGGGCAGCGAGGGTGAGCGCCGCTCCACCGCCGGCATCGTGATCCCGGCCACCGCCGCCGTGGGCAAGCGGCTGGCCTGGGCGACCACGGTGGGGGTCGGGCCCAACGTCCGCGCGATCGTCTCCGGCGACCGGGTGCTCTTCGACCCCGACGACCGCTCGGAGGTCGAGCTGCACGGCCGGGGGTACGTCCTGCTCCGCGAGCGCGACGTGCACGCCGTCGCCGCCGAGCGGGTGGAGACCGATCCCACCGGCAAAACCGGCCTCTACCTGTAG
- a CDS encoding AI-2E family transporter encodes MSRFERVRGRLRRAYESGRESVRSSRSADDVPEEAQVASPASPGPAAPRSATVVGAEPPAALHTSTSSRDDADVPHALRIAAAWSWRLIVIGVVTWAVLKIVGTISIVIIPLAVALLLSALLAPAVGWLLMARFPRSLATAVVLVGGLAAVVGTLTLVVNEFIQGVPQLSDKSSQGVRQIQNWLKTGPLHLSDGQLERYIDEAQAWVNGNTEKFTSGAISTASTLAEVLTGTILVLFATFFFLRDGNNIWRFLVRLLPVAARWKVDDAGRASWATLGAYVRATVLVAFIDAVGIGIFLVIFDVPFAFPLAALVFLGAFIPIVGAALSGIVAVLVALVDSGPVTALIILGAVIGVQQVEGHILQPLIMGRAVAIHPLAVIIGIAAGVVLAGITGALVAVPLIAVLNTAVRRLAARTVPDTPPDAVVVASHAP; translated from the coding sequence TTGAGCCGCTTCGAGCGGGTACGCGGTCGGCTCCGCCGCGCGTACGAGTCCGGGCGGGAGTCGGTGCGCTCCAGTCGTTCCGCCGACGACGTACCCGAGGAGGCCCAGGTCGCCTCGCCGGCGTCCCCGGGGCCGGCCGCGCCGAGGTCGGCGACGGTGGTCGGCGCGGAGCCGCCCGCCGCCCTGCACACCTCGACCAGCAGCCGCGACGACGCGGACGTGCCGCACGCGCTGCGGATCGCCGCCGCCTGGTCGTGGCGGCTGATCGTGATCGGTGTGGTCACCTGGGCGGTGCTGAAGATCGTCGGCACGATCAGCATCGTGATCATCCCGCTGGCGGTGGCGCTGCTGCTCTCGGCGCTGCTCGCGCCGGCCGTCGGCTGGCTGCTCATGGCGCGCTTCCCCCGGTCGCTGGCGACGGCCGTGGTGCTGGTCGGCGGCCTGGCGGCGGTGGTCGGCACGCTGACCCTGGTGGTGAACGAGTTCATCCAGGGCGTGCCGCAGCTGAGCGACAAGTCGTCGCAGGGCGTACGGCAGATCCAGAACTGGCTCAAGACCGGCCCGCTGCACCTCTCCGACGGCCAGTTGGAGCGGTACATCGACGAGGCGCAGGCCTGGGTGAACGGCAACACCGAGAAGTTCACCAGCGGCGCGATCTCCACCGCGAGCACGCTGGCCGAGGTGCTCACCGGCACCATCCTGGTGCTCTTCGCCACCTTCTTCTTCCTGCGTGACGGCAACAACATCTGGCGCTTCCTGGTCCGGCTGCTGCCGGTGGCCGCCCGCTGGAAGGTCGACGACGCCGGCCGGGCCTCCTGGGCCACGCTCGGCGCGTACGTGCGGGCCACGGTGCTGGTCGCCTTCATCGACGCGGTCGGCATCGGGATCTTCCTGGTCATCTTCGACGTGCCGTTCGCGTTCCCGCTGGCCGCGCTGGTCTTCCTCGGCGCGTTCATCCCGATCGTCGGCGCCGCGCTCTCCGGCATCGTGGCGGTGCTGGTGGCGCTGGTCGACAGCGGCCCGGTGACCGCGTTGATCATTCTGGGTGCGGTGATCGGGGTGCAGCAGGTCGAGGGGCACATCCTCCAGCCGCTGATCATGGGACGGGCGGTGGCCATCCACCCGCTCGCGGTGATCATCGGGATCGCGGCCGGCGTGGTGCTGGCCGGCATCACCGGCGCGCTGGTGGCGGTGCCGCTGATCGCGGTGCTCAACACCGCCGTCCGCCGGCTGGCCGCGCGTACCGTCCCGGACACCCCGCCGGACGCGGTGGTGGTCGCCTCCCACGCGCCCTGA